ATGAGGATGGCGTGATCCAGTTCGTGAATTGGTATTGTGACACCATGACTTCGCGGGTGGGCCCCGTGAAGCTCGCAGCGGAGTAAGTTAATGACCCTCATCCCCGGCGAAACCGCGATCAAGATCTGGAACGATTCAGAAGAGCTGGAATGCGTCTCGGTGCTGCCCGAGGTGCCCAATGTGATGACCTTCTGTTTTCAGGCACCTTCACGGGCGATCTTCGACTACCAGCCCGGCCAGTTCCTGACCTTGGAAATTCCGGTGCCGGGTGGGCCTTTGTACCGCACCTATACGATCTCGTCCTCGCCCTCGCGGCCGATGTCGATCACCGTGACGGTCAAGGCCCAGCCCGAGTCCATCGGGACCCGCTGGATGTTCGACAACCTCAAACCGGGGATGAGGATCAAGGCGATCGGCCCCACCGGCAGCTTTACCAACGCCAATTACCCTGCCGAAAAATATCTCTTTATCTCGGCAGGGTCGGGCATCACGCCGATGATGTCGATGACCACGCATATGTATGATCTGGGCCGCGATTGCGACATTGTTTTTGTGAATTGCGCCCGCCGCCCGTCAGAGATCATCTTCCGCGAACGGCTGGAACATATGGCCTCGCGGGTACACGGGATCGACCTGAAATGGGTTGTCGAAGGGGCTGATAAATACGAACCCTGGACCGGATATCAGGGCTTTTTCAACCAGTTGATGCTGGGCCTTATGGCGCCCGACTATCTCGAACGCGAGGTCTTCTGCTGCGGCCCCGAACCCTTTATGACCGCCGTGCGCGAAGCCTTGGCGGGCCTTGGCTTCGATATGGACCACTACCATCAGGAAAGCTTCAGCGCCCCGATCGAGGAAGTGCGCGACATCCCCGAAGACGAGCTGCCCGAGGAAGGGGCCACCGCCGAAATCGAGTTCTCCGGCTCCGGCGTGACACAGAAATGCGCCGAGACCGATACGGTTCTGGCGGTTGCCCGTCAGGCGGGGCTGAATATTCCTTCGGGCTGCACCTTCGGCGTCTGCGGCACCTGCAAGATCAAGAAGGTCTCGGGCGAGGTGCATATGGTCCATAATGGCGGCATCACCGAAGACGATATTGCCGAAGGCTACATTCTCGCCTGCTGCTCCAATCCGCGCGGGCATGTCATTGTTGACGCCTGAAGGCCTGAGGGCCTGAGCAACGGCAGATCAACCTGTCAGGCCGTGCGGCAGTGCCGTGCGGCCATTTCACGTGAATCATCGCAGAAAATGCGACGCCGCGCCCAAAAGATCATCAGCCACGATCACAATTTTCCTTCCGGTCCGGCGAAAACTTGCCACCTGCCCCGAATTTTTGCTACCTTCTGCTTATACCAAAAGACGATAACAAAACGGACCCGCAGATCTGCCATGCGCGTGGCAGAGATTTCGGCATCATGCCCTGCGCAATCCGTTATCAGGCACGAAGCAACCAGTGAGGCGTTCCATGAACGGACGGACGCTTGCGCGCGGCATTCTTTTGCCCGCGATCATATTCGGGATCATGGCTGCTCCTTTCGGGGCGACAGCCAGCGAGGCCGATTGGCCGACGGCGCGCGAAACCTCTGTCGCGCTTGCGGGATTGCAGAAGATGCGTCAGGACAGGCTTCTGGCGCGCCAGCCCAATGTGCTGGATTTCATGTTTGAAAACAGCAAGGACCGGATCTTCGATGCCCATCTGACCGATGATCTCGGCACTCTGAAATTCAATACCGCCAAGGGGCGGCGCAGCTGGGCGGTGGTCGAGTCCAACTGGACCCGCAGCGATGAGACCGCGTTGCAATACAGCTTTGTCGCCTTTGGCGGGCATACCAAGCTGAACGAGCAGATCTATGTCGGCGCGATGGCCCAGCTGGATGCGGCAGAGCGCCGTATCGATGATGGGGCCTCGGGCGAAGGCTATGGCTTTCTGGTCGGCCCCTATCTGGCGGGCAAGGTGCCACAGACCGAGCTGGACTGGTCGATGCGGCTGCTGCACGGGGCCACCAACAACCAATTCGCGCCCGACGGTTCGATCCAGCGCCGTGCCCGCGCCGAACGCACGCTGTTTCAGGCCCGTATGGAAGGCCGCTTTGAAATGGGCACAACAGAATTGACGCCGAATATTTTCGCCAGCCATGTCAATGAGGTGGCCCACCAGTTCAAGATTGCCAGCGGTGCGCTGGTGGATGGTGACCGGCTGTCCCTGTCACAGCTTTCGGCTGGGGTGGAGTTCTCGCATCCGCTCGAAAGCAACTGGGCCAAGATGGGGCTGACCGGACAATTCGCGCTTGTGGCCCAGCACAGTGTCGGCACCGGTCTGCTGGACGAGGCCTACCCCTCGACCGACTGGTTTACCTCGCGCGTCGAGCTGGGGCTGGATCTGGACCGCAAGGGGCTGGGCAATCTGAGCACCCGCATCGGGCTGGACGGGGTCGAGGGGGATCTGACCGACCAGATCCACCTCTCGCTGAAATTCGAGCGCAAGCTGTAATCAGATCCCGATCGGGATCAGGTGGTTATCCCATGCCACATCCGAGCGCTTGAGCGGCACGATACCCTGAGCGGTGATCTGCGACACAAGCCCCGCGCCATCGGTTGCGGTGAACCCGCCCTGCTTGCAGACCCCAAGGCCGCAGACATCGGCACGGCGCACCGACCAAAGCGCCTCGCCTTCCGCCGAATAGGCCTGCACCATGCCGCCACGCGGGCTGGTGATCGCCACCTCGCGCCCGCCCTGCCCGAAAGCCACCGATCCGGCATAGCCCTTCATGGCAAATTCCTCGCCCGGCAGGGGGGCGGCCAGAACCACCTGCTGGCCGCGGTCATGCAGGCCCAGCAAAGGCACCGGCTCCATCAGATCGCCCTGCCACTGCATGCAGAACGCCACCCGCCCGTCACCACGCACCGACAGGTGGCGGATCGAGTTCTGCCACAGCTCGGGCGCAAGCTCGACGACCTCCAGCACCTCCCCCTCGGGCGAAAGATAGCTCAGGTTCGGGCGCATCGTGTCGATATTCAGCGGCGTGCGGTCGCTGGGGTCGGTCTGGATCCCGCCATTGGCCACCACCAGAACCTCTTGGCCGGGAAGGCGCAGGATTTCATGCGGGCCGATCCCGTTCGAGGCGAACTCCCCCACCCGCACATAGCCGCGCGCCACATCCCAGATGCCGATCCGTCCTTCGGAGCCTTCGGCCACCACCTCGGAGGTATAAAGCCGCGCCCCATCCCCCGAAAACGCCCCATGACCGTTGAACTGACGCCCCTCGGGCGGGGTCAGCCGCGCCACAAGCCCGCCCGTCACACAGTCGATCACCAGCGCGAAGGTTCCCGGACGGCGGGCAAACGCCACGGCCTCGGGGCGGTCGGGATGGGCGGTGGCGGCATGACCACGACCGGGCAGCGGTTGCGTGAAAAGCGGTGCGCCTTCTGCCGTCAGCCCCCAGATCGCATAGCTGCCATCGGGCGATTTCGCGGCGGCCAGAAAGGCGGGGCTGCCCGCATCGGCCCAGCTCAGACGTGGAACGCTCACCGCTGCGGCAAGGCTTGCAAGAAAATGACGCCGTTTCATCTTAGTCTCCATCCGCTGCGTTAAAGCCCACATTCACCCCCAGCAAAGGCCCCAGCTCGGCCTGCATGGCATCGACCGTCAGCCCGATCTGCTGTTGCACGATCTCGACCTTCAGCCGCGTCATCGGGTCGGCCACTCCGGCGAAAACCGGATCATCCAGATCCTGCGCCAGCTCGATCGCCCTTGCGAAGGCCGCATCGGTCTTGGGGGTCTCGCCCATGCCCTGCGCCAGTTTATCGGCAAAGCCTTTGAGCGCCTCCAGCGACAGGATCACATTGCGCAAAGACCGCCCCGAGGCCAGCATCTCGGCCCGTTCGGGGCGCGGATGCTCGAAGCTGCCCAAAGGACGCCCCAAGCGGATATCCTTGTCAAATTCGAGCCCCGTCACAAGCTGGGTATAAAGCGCCTGCCGCGCCTCGGATTCGGTCAGATACAGGCTGTGCCCCTCGGCACCGGGGGTAAGCAGTTCGTCGGCAAAGCCGTTCTGCCAGCCGACCTCGGTGTCAATCGCCATCTGCGCCAGATCGGCGGCCATCGCGGCGCGCAGCTTGCAGGTATACGCCTCATCGCTTGCCAAGGGGCCATAAAGCAGATGTTCCAACCCGAAGAACCCCCGCACCCCGATCGAGGCCTTGCCCAAGGCGGTGGCATCGGTGAATTGCGGATCCTGCGCCTTGATCAGCGCCGAAAGCTGGCGGCGGCCCGTGGCTTTGGCATCGGGCCAGAACGCAAAAGCCAGCGCCCGCCCCTGCTCTTCCACCGGCCCCAGACGCAGGAAACTGACCCCCATCCATGCATCGAAGGCCGTGTTCCAGAGCGGTTGCATCGCCGCAATCGAGCAATCCGCCTCGGCCCCTTTCTGCAGGGCAACCGCCGCATCCGACAGCGCGGCATATGCGGGCAGCACATCATCGGTAACCGTCGCGCGCACATCGGCCACAGCAGGCAGCGCCAAGGCAAGAAACGGCAGGGAAAGCAGGACAGAACGCATTACAGGGTCTCCAGAAAACGGATCAGGTCGGCGCGGGATGCGGCAGGCAGCGCCAGATATCTATCACGGGCAGCCCCTGCCTCGCCACCATGCCAGCGGATTGCCTCGTCCAATGTGGCCGCACGGCCATCATGCAGAAAGCGCGGCGCATGGCCGGTATTTTCCTGTGTCAGCCCGATCCCCCAAAGCGGGGCCGTGCGCCATTCGTGCCCCGAGGCCACCCCTTCGGGGCGGTGATCGGCCAGCCCCTCGCCCATGTCATGCAACAGCAGGTCACTATAGGGCCAGATGAGCTGATGAGAGGTCACCGGATCCTCGCTGGTCGCGGTGACGAATTTCGGCACATGGCAGGCATGGCATTGCGCCTGATAGAAGGCCTGCTTGCCGCGCAGCACCTGCGGGTCCGCCACATCGCGGCGCTTGGGCACCCCCAGCCAAGTCACGTAATCAGTGACCGCTTGCAGCGCCTCGGTGGAGACTTCGGCATTGTCGCGCAGCCCCACATCGATGCCATCGGGCAGCTCCAGACAGTCCGTCTGCGTCAGGGTGCAATCGCCCGAGCCTTCGGCGAAAAGCACGCTCGACAGGCCCATATCCTGACTGAACGCCTGCGCCGTCATATCCACCAGCCGCGCCATGCCTGCCTTATGCCCGAACCGCCCCAACCGGACCGCACCATCGGGGCCAGGGGCATATTGCGCCCGCCCCGAGATCCCGTCGCCATCGGCATCCTCGGGGTCGGCATGCATTAG
The sequence above is drawn from the Thioclava sp. GXIMD4216 genome and encodes:
- a CDS encoding hybrid-cluster NAD(P)-dependent oxidoreductase — translated: MTLIPGETAIKIWNDSEELECVSVLPEVPNVMTFCFQAPSRAIFDYQPGQFLTLEIPVPGGPLYRTYTISSSPSRPMSITVTVKAQPESIGTRWMFDNLKPGMRIKAIGPTGSFTNANYPAEKYLFISAGSGITPMMSMTTHMYDLGRDCDIVFVNCARRPSEIIFRERLEHMASRVHGIDLKWVVEGADKYEPWTGYQGFFNQLMLGLMAPDYLEREVFCCGPEPFMTAVREALAGLGFDMDHYHQESFSAPIEEVRDIPEDELPEEGATAEIEFSGSGVTQKCAETDTVLAVARQAGLNIPSGCTFGVCGTCKIKKVSGEVHMVHNGGITEDDIAEGYILACCSNPRGHVIVDA
- a CDS encoding autotransporter domain-containing protein produces the protein MNGRTLARGILLPAIIFGIMAAPFGATASEADWPTARETSVALAGLQKMRQDRLLARQPNVLDFMFENSKDRIFDAHLTDDLGTLKFNTAKGRRSWAVVESNWTRSDETALQYSFVAFGGHTKLNEQIYVGAMAQLDAAERRIDDGASGEGYGFLVGPYLAGKVPQTELDWSMRLLHGATNNQFAPDGSIQRRARAERTLFQARMEGRFEMGTTELTPNIFASHVNEVAHQFKIASGALVDGDRLSLSQLSAGVEFSHPLESNWAKMGLTGQFALVAQHSVGTGLLDEAYPSTDWFTSRVELGLDLDRKGLGNLSTRIGLDGVEGDLTDQIHLSLKFERKL
- a CDS encoding DUF1513 domain-containing protein — encoded protein: MKRRHFLASLAAAVSVPRLSWADAGSPAFLAAAKSPDGSYAIWGLTAEGAPLFTQPLPGRGHAATAHPDRPEAVAFARRPGTFALVIDCVTGGLVARLTPPEGRQFNGHGAFSGDGARLYTSEVVAEGSEGRIGIWDVARGYVRVGEFASNGIGPHEILRLPGQEVLVVANGGIQTDPSDRTPLNIDTMRPNLSYLSPEGEVLEVVELAPELWQNSIRHLSVRGDGRVAFCMQWQGDLMEPVPLLGLHDRGQQVVLAAPLPGEEFAMKGYAGSVAFGQGGREVAITSPRGGMVQAYSAEGEALWSVRRADVCGLGVCKQGGFTATDGAGLVSQITAQGIVPLKRSDVAWDNHLIPIGI
- a CDS encoding imelysin family protein, which produces MRSVLLSLPFLALALPAVADVRATVTDDVLPAYAALSDAAVALQKGAEADCSIAAMQPLWNTAFDAWMGVSFLRLGPVEEQGRALAFAFWPDAKATGRRQLSALIKAQDPQFTDATALGKASIGVRGFFGLEHLLYGPLASDEAYTCKLRAAMAADLAQMAIDTEVGWQNGFADELLTPGAEGHSLYLTESEARQALYTQLVTGLEFDKDIRLGRPLGSFEHPRPERAEMLASGRSLRNVILSLEALKGFADKLAQGMGETPKTDAAFARAIELAQDLDDPVFAGVADPMTRLKVEIVQQQIGLTVDAMQAELGPLLGVNVGFNAADGD
- a CDS encoding di-heme oxidoredictase family protein, which produces MSAFIAPAVLVPVLCLPVAACAGGTEAISVVQPARQFTTAERYEANPGGAGSLATRRFDRPAASLPAAQRMTFTLGEALFEKLWVPAPSSTRASDGLGPLFNARACANCHPGNGRGRPEDGQGISGMVLKLSRRYRAEDGAFGVEGWHGMIPDYDFGWQLQDRAVPSLQPEGRLELEWIEAHGLRYPAPRIDLPPEVLTSLRVAPQIIGLGLLEAIPEADILMHADPEDADGDGISGRAQYAPGPDGAVRLGRFGHKAGMARLVDMTAQAFSQDMGLSSVLFAEGSGDCTLTQTDCLELPDGIDVGLRDNAEVSTEALQAVTDYVTWLGVPKRRDVADPQVLRGKQAFYQAQCHACHVPKFVTATSEDPVTSHQLIWPYSDLLLHDMGEGLADHRPEGVASGHEWRTAPLWGIGLTQENTGHAPRFLHDGRAATLDEAIRWHGGEAGAARDRYLALPAASRADLIRFLETL